A genomic segment from Canis lupus baileyi chromosome 31, mCanLup2.hap1, whole genome shotgun sequence encodes:
- the EIF4A2 gene encoding eukaryotic initiation factor 4A-II → MSGGSADYNREHGGPEGMDPDGVIESNWNEIVDNFDDMNLKESLLRGIYAYGFEKPSAIQQRAIIPCIKGYDVIAQAQSGTGKTATFAISILQQLEIEFKETQALVLAPTRELAQQIQKVILALGDYMGATCHACIGGTNVRNEMQKLQAEAPHIVVGTPGRVFDMLNRRYLSPKWIKMFVLDEADEMLSRGFKDQIYEIFQKLNTSIQVVLLSATMPTDVLEVTKKFMRDPIRILVKKEELTLEGIKQFYINVEREEWKLDTLCDLYETLTITQAVIFLNTRRKVDWLTEKMHARDFTVSALHGDMDQKERDVIMREFRSGSSRVLITTDLLARGIDVQQVSLVINYDLPTNRENYIHRIGRGGRFGRKGVAINFVTEEDKRILRDIETFYNTTVEEMPMNVADLI, encoded by the exons ATGTCTGGTGGCTCCGCGGACTATAACAG AGAACATGGAGGCCCAGAGGGAATGGACCCCGATGGTGTCATCGAG AGCAACTGGAATGAGATTGTTGATAACTTTGACGATATGAATTTAAAGGAGTCTCTTCTTCGGGGCATCTATGCTTACGGTTTTGAGAAGCCTTCAGCTATTCAACAGAGAGCTATTATTCCTTGTATTAAAG GGTATGATGTGATTGCTCAAGCTCAGTCAGGTACTGGCAAGACAGCCACATTTGCTATTTCCATCCTGCAACAGTTGGAGATTGAGTTCAAGGAGACCCAAGCACTAGTATTGGCCCCCACCAGAGAACTGGCTCAACAG ATCCAAAAGGTAATTCTGGCACTTGGAGACTATATGGGAGCAACTTGTCATGCCTGCATTGGTGGAACCAATGTTCGGAATGAAATGCAAAAACTGCAGGCTGAAGCACCACACATTGTTGTTGGTACACCAGGGAGAGTATTTGATATGTTAAACAGAAGATATCTTT CTCCAAAATGGATCAAAATGTTTGTTTTGGATGAAGCAGATGAAATGTTGAGCCGAGGGTTTAAGGATCAAATCTATGagattttccaaaaattaaatacaagtaTTCAG GTTGTGTTGCTTTCTGCCACAATGCCAACTGATGTGTTGGAAGTGACCAAaaaattcatgagagatccaATTCGAATTCTGGTGAAGAAGGAAGAATTGACCCTTGAAGGAATCAAACAGTTTTATATTAATGTTGAAAGAGAG GAATGGAAGTTGGATACTCTTTGTGACTTGTACGAGACACTGACGATTACTCAGGCTGTTATTTTTCTCAATACAAGGCGCAAGGTGGACTGGCTCACTGAGAAAATGCATGCCAGGGACTTCACAGTTTCTGCCCTG CATGGTGACATGGACCAGAAGGAAAGAGATGTTATCATGAGGGAATTCCGATCAGGGTCAAGCCGTGTTTTGATCACTACTGACTTGTTG GCTCGTGGGATTGATGTGCAACAAGTGTCATTGGTTATAAACTATGATCTACCTACCAATCGTGAAAACTATATTCACAG AATTGGCAGAGGGGGTCGATTTGGGAGGAAAGGTGTGGCTATAAACTTTGTTACTGAAGAAGACAAGAGGATTCTTCGTGACATTGAGACTTTCTACAATACTACAGTGGAGGAAATGCCAATGAATGTGGCTGACCTTATTTAA